GGGGGCGGACAATAACTAAAGCTGTAAACGATAAGATTGGCAAATTAATAAAGTCCGTGAAAGCTATGCTCTCACGGACTTATATTTTTTTATAGCAGCCGGTGATTAGCAGATCTTAAAAGCTCATCCTGACATAGTAAAGATTCCGACCGCGCTATTCTTATGCTTTTATTAATGAAATGTTTCTGCTCTGCTGAGCACGAAAACCTGTTGACAGTGTACTAATAAATAGTACATTTACTGTATATGAGGTTTAGAAATGTCTTGGAAAGTTGCCATACCCAAAAAAACAGTTAAACAGATTAAAAAGTTACCACAACGGGTTCAAAAAACTCTCACACTATTAGTCACTGAAATTGAAAATTATGGACCGGTTAGAGGTTCATGGCCCAACTATGGCAGACTGACGAGATACACCCACCATTGCCACTTAAAGAAAGGTAATCCAACTTACGTTGCGGTGTGGAGAGAGATGGAAGGAGAAATTAAACTAGTGGAGGTGACCTATGCAGGAACACACGAAAAAGCCCCATACTGACGAAACATTATTTTATGTATCTTGTCCTACCGATAAGGCGCAAAAGGCAAAACACTTCTTAGCAACTCTAGGCTGCCATATAACTGATGATATCGATGCAAAGGACATTTTCCCTGATCGTGATCCGGGAACCCTTTTAGCTGGAGCCAGATATCGCGAAGACCTAACTCAGACTCAGCTATCTGAGGCATCCGGTATTCCAAGGCGTCATATTTCTGAAATGGAGAATGGCAAACGTCCTATCGGTAAAAATAATGCTAAAAAAATCGCTGCTGCTCTGAACATTGATTATAGAATTCTTCTGTAGCTTAATCACTTCTTCTGATAACAACAAAAATCCCCGTCCAACTTTATTTGTTGGACGGGGATTTACTATTCCATATTACAAACTAATTTTGGTCCGCAGCACTATCTTTATAATTTTATTAAAACTTACTCTTCCTGAAATGAGTTTTGTTAAAAGCTCATCCTGACATAATAAAGATTCCGACCGCGCTGAACTTTGAGCATTACTGTATTATTCATGCGGTAGCTCAGGAAACAGTTTAGAAAATCTTTTTTATCGGATATTCTTCTGCTTCCTATCTGGTGAATTATATCTCCATTTGAAAGTCCCAGTTTGGCGGCAGGACTTCCTTTTCTTACAGAGGAAACGATCATTCCTGCTGATTTAGAGGAAGACGATCTGAGTCCCCATCTGGACCATGCAAAATCTTCTATATCATTATCAGATAAACCTTCGGGCTTAATTTTTATATTTCTGACCTTATCCCTGTGCAGGACCTCAAGGTCTATATTCTGCCCTTTTGTCTGGACTCTGAGCATTGCCAGATAATTATTTTTATCACCAACATCATTGCCGTTAAGTGAAAGAATGACATCACCGGGAACGATACCGGCTTGAGCTGCTGGAGAATGTTTATAGACTTCTGTCACAAGCATTCCGTAAACTTTGCTCAAATTGAAATATCCCGCGGTGCTCTGGTCAAGATCCTGACCACCAAGCCCTAGCCACACCGGTGATACTGATCCTGTTGCCAGAAGCTCATTAACCACTCTTCTGGCTCTGTTGATAGGGATGGCAAAACCAATCCCCTCGGCGCGATCCTGAATGGCGGTGTTTATTCCTATCAGCTCCCCTAGAATATTAAGGAGCGGTCCTCCGCTGTTTCCGGGGTTGATGGCAGCATCAGTCTGTATAAAGTCGGTATAAACGCCATGATCCGAGCGCACGGTCCTTTTGAGGGCCGAGACAACTCCGGTTGTAACCGTATGGTTGTATCCGAAGGGATTACCTATAGCTACAACGGTCTCACCGATTAAGATATCTGAAGAATCTCCCATTTTTACTTCCGGGAAATTCCCTGCGCCCCTTATTTTCAATACTGCGATATCAAAGTCGGAATCAGACCCGACAATATCAGCTTCATATTCTTTACCGGTAATAAGCCGGACTTTTACATCACTGCCACCTGAAATTACATGAGCATTGGTAAGCACCAGCCCTTTCCGGCCGTTTATGATGACCCCTGAACCGGCACTCACAGTTTTATACTTCCGTTTCATACCGGGCAGCCCGTTAAAAAACATATCAAACGGGTCCCCCGGAAACATCTGGGAAAAAGGAGACTCTGAGCGTTCGGTAACACCTGTAACAGTTATATTTACAACAGCCGGAGAAGTTTCCCTGACAGCCTTCACAACAGGAGTGATGCGTGGATTATCTTCAGCTGAGGCGGTATAAGGCAGCAATATAGCAAATGCTAGAAGCAGAACCGCTGATATTTTTTTCATAAACTCTCTCCGCAAAAAAGGGAGGCTTTTAGCCTCCCTTATCATATTCAAATACTATAACATTCCTGAGAATCCGGTATATAAATTATACCCGGGAAGCCATTGAGTTCAGTCTTGCAATTCTATCCTCAATCGGAGGATGAGTGCTGAACCAGTTGGCCATATTGCCACCGCTGAACGGATTTACAATAAACATATTTTCAGTTGCCGGAGCAGCGTTCATGGGACGATTTCTGGCAGTTGCATCAAGCTTGTAAAGAGCTCCGGCAAGGGCCTTGGGATCGTGTGAAATTCTCGCACCGGTTTCATCTGCAAGATATTCTCTGGAGCGGGAAATGGCCATCTGCACCAGAGTTGCAGCAATCGGAGCAATCATGGCAATTGCGATTGCTGCGATGGGATTAACCCCTTCATCATCGTCACTACCGCCAAAACCGAATAGAGTTGCCCACTGAATCATGTTTGCAATCATCATAATTGCAGAAGCCATAACAGCAGCGACAGTCTGGATAAGAATATCCCTGTTTGTTATGTGGCCAATTTCATGGGCAAGAACTCCGCGAAGTTCTTCAGGACTCAAAATACGCATAATCCCGCTTGTAACGGCAACAACAGCATTTTCGGGATTCCTGCCGGTTGCAAAAGCATTCGGGGAATCCTGAGGGACAAGAAAAATTCTTGGTTTGGGAATACCGGCATTGGCTGCCAGCTCTTCCACCATTTTGTGCAGTTGCGGGGAATCTCCCGGAGTAAGCTCCTCAGCCTTATACATGGAAAGAACTATTTTATCTGAATACCAGTAACTTCCAAGGTTCATCACCATGGCAATAATAAAAGCGAACATCAATCCGGCTCTTCCTCCGAGGATACCCCCAAGAAAAAGGATGATTGCTGTTAATACGGCAAGCAGAAAGAAAGTCTTAATCTGGCTTGTCATCTTCAGTTATACCTCCTGAATGGTATTTAAATGCTCAAAACAATGAATTACAAATCCAAACCCGTTCCCACCAGAGAACAGGTATACTGATCATGAAGCTCATTTTTCTGTCTGTTTTGAACTCTAAAGATATTTACTATTCCGCCATGGTCAAGATGTAGAACCTATTTACCGCCTTGAAAATAAATATCTATGACAGCTTAAAGGCTCTGCACGTCAATAAGGCTTGAAGGCAGGCTCAGAGTAAAAGCAGTGCCCTGTCCCGGAGCACTGGAGCCTTTTATGGTTCCACCAAGACGTGAGGTCACCAGATTATAGACTATGTGCATCCCGAGTCCGGTTCCGCCTTTATTTCTTCTGGTGGTATAAAATGGCTCAAAGACACGTTCAAGTTCGTATTCTGTCATACCCTTACCGTCATCACTATAGTGGATAAGCAGCTTGGCCCCGCCAAGTTCAACTCTTATCTCAATATTGCCATCGTCTATTTCTTCAAAAGCATGCATCAGTGAGTTGATAATAAGATTTGAAAAAATCTGCATAAAAGCACCCGGATATGTGTTGAGGACAAGATCGTCCGGACAGCTTATATTGATGCTGTGCTTGGTGCGTTTGTATTTTGAACGCAGACTGAGAAGTATTTCATCAAGATACTCGCGCAGATTAAAGGACCTCTTCTGTCCTGTTGTCTGGTCCACGGCAACCTGCTTGAAGGTTCCGATAAGTTCGGCCGCACGGTTAAGATTTATCATTGTTGAGCGGGTCGCCTCATCCGCAACCGACAAGAACTTTTCAAGGTCTGATTTGCGCAGTGAACTGGAATCTATTTTTAAGTGGATATCTTTAAGTTTTTCTTCCAGATAGCTGATACTGGTTACACTCACCCCTATAGGAGTATTGATTTCATGGGCAACCCCGGCAACAAGATCACCAAGCGCAGCCATCTTTTCCACCTGCACAAGCTGCTTCTGGGTATTTTCCAGACGTTCAACTGATTTCTGTAATTCTGAAGTACGCATATCCACAAGTGACTCAAGTTCCTGATTAAATTCTTCAAGCTGTTTCTGGGCTTTCTTAAGCTCAGTTATATTGCGAGCCTCAGCTATAAGAAACAGAATTTCTCCACCTGCACCAAAAGCCGGTTTAAGAGAAAAGTCCGTATATCTTTTACCACTATCCGGAATAATACTTTCAATTTCACGCCTTACAATATGTCCATTAGCTGCCCGTCTGATATCATCCTTTACTCTTTCCTGACTCTCTTCCGAGTGCGACCACCAAGGAGTATCCCAAAAATATTTTCCGATAGCATCTTCATATTTAACGTTTCTGAATTCCAGAGCACTGCGGTTAATTTCCAGCACAACCCCTCCGGCAGAAACAATTGCCATAAGCTGCAAACTCTGGTCAAAAACACCGCGAAAACGGGCTTCATTTATTGTCAGGCTTTCCCTTGCTTCCACCAGATCGTTTATCTCTCTGCTTTCAGCTATCAGAAATAAAGGGATGCCACTTTCAGATAAAAATGGTTTCAGGGAAAAATCAAAATAAGTATCTTTGCCGTCATATTTTACGAGCACTTCACCCTTGACCATATTTCCGGCGGAAGCTTCGGCCACACTGCTGCGGATTGTTTCCATCATATCTGATGAATAATCCCACCACGGTGTTTCCCAGTACATTCTGCCTACAACATCAGCCTCATCGGCTTCAATTACGTCAAGAGAAGCTTTATTACTGGCAAGGATCACTCCTTCCGGGCTGATGACACTCATACCCTGAAAACTGGCATAAAATACGCCTTCCACAAGTTCAGCTTTTTCTCTTATCTCTTCACCTGCTCTGCGGCCCTGATTTACCGTGTAAAGTGTGAGTATAAGGATTACGGCGATGATTAAAACTGTGGCATATCCATGCTCTTTGATTCTATTGGCAATATCAGCTTCCAGATCATCTAAATAAATTCCCGTCCCTATAGTCCATTGCCAAGGGTCATATCTTTTGGCAAACGAGAGTTTTCGAACAATTCTATCGGGGCGGTCCTGCCACTGCCAATAGTATTCCAGAAGAGCTTCCCCGGTTGAATTGGTCCCGGCGATAATCTCTTTTATCAGTCTTTTACCTTTACCATCTTCAAGGTCAGAAACGCTCTTTCCAACCAGATCATTCCGATACGGATGAACTATCATGACCGGGCGGGAATCAATGATCCAGAAATAATCTTTATTATCAGCTCCGTACCTGACAAGGCTGATTCTTTTTTTGGCCTCGGCCTGAGCTTCCGCACGACTTAGAACTCCTTTCATTTCCAAATCGTGATAATATTCCAGAATATTCATGACTATCTGAGTCACGCTCCTGAGAGAGAGCTTTTTCTGCTCCACCAGACCACTTTGGTATTCAGGCATGTGGATAAAAAATATAAGGAATGCAAACAGAACGAGTGAAACCGTTGCCGGAACGGCAATCCTCAACCATAGCGGCAGCATTTTGCGATTAGAGTCTCTGGAGTCATTTGGTAACATCAATCCCCCGTGAGTATCATTTTGACTCTATAATAGTACTACAATAATGCCTTAAAAGACAATAGTATCAATACATATTTATAGCCATAATCTGCTGTTGCATTGCAGGATAAAAACACTTTGAGAAGAATATCAGCGGAATTTCATTGTGCATTCTTATTTTTGCAGGGTAAAAACATGTATAAAAATAAATTTACAAAAACAAAAACCGCCTGATGGTACAGACGGTTTAAGCTGTAAACTCAATTCAAAAATATCAGTCGTCACTTTTTTCCGTAACGGGTTTATTGGGCAGCAAAGCCTCATAGCTACGGATCTTGCTTTTCAGCCGGCGCAGTTTGCGTTGAGTCATTTTATGCTTCTGCATGGCTTCATTCAATTTTTTTGTGAGAAGCACTTCTTCACGACTGTAAAATTTACTTTTTTCAATATACCAATTGGTCACTATCCTGTTGAGGATAAGCGCCAGAACGATGAAGCTTACGCCTACCATGATGAAATAAAACATTATTTAGCTCTGGCCCTGCTTATTCTATATTCAAGATCCTTCAACTGCTGCTGCGCTTCATCCACATCAACTTCAACTTTATCAATTTCTTCGTTGATCTTTTCAATTCTTTCCTCAATCTGATTTCGGTAATTTTCAACTTTGAGGCGTTTGTCGGTAAGATAAGCGCAGGCATTCATATACCTTGCATAAACTATCATAAAAAGCACAAGGCCAAGGACAAGAGCTGTTATCAGAAGCATCAATTCACCATAATCTTATGAGGAGAAACAATTTCAAACCCTGAGGACTATTTTGGTAATATGCTAAAGAACAGCAATAAAAGCAATTAGATTAAGCAGACTAATCGATTTTGTTCAGCAGGTCCCTAAGTCTTGAGTCATTTGGAAATGCTTTCAAAGCCTCATTGATAACAACTCTGGCATCATCATGCATGCCGACCTTGATAAAAATTCCTGCAATATTTCTGGCAACGGAAGGAGAACTTTTATGGATTTCCTGTTCACTGTTAATTGCACGTTTGAAGTTCTGAGCTGATTTTGCGTAATCTTTACCATCTGTGTAAGCCAGACCTATGTTGTAATAAAGACCGCCCTCCCGGGGAGCTACTTTCAAAGCTTCGCGATAGTTCTTAACAGCCTCTTTCCACTTGCCCTGCTTGCGCATGGCTATTCCAAGTCTGTTGAAAGTTTCCAGATCATCAGAAGTAAGACTTGAACCTTTAACAGCCAGCAGTTTTGAATAATATTTCTCCGCCTTGGCCGGGGAAACATCAAAAAGCGATTCGGCAATATTGCTCATAACTTCGGAAAGGTAGCCATGAGCTTCTCTTATGGCGCATTTTACAGCCTGATCAAAATACCCTTCGGCTTCATCAATCTGGTTGTTTTCAAGGTGAACCCTGCCTATTTCGCATTTTCGTTCAGTATTTAAAGGACTCAGCTTATCCAGCTTCTTGAGATAATACAGATACTGTTCATCATCATTGCCTTTATGAAAATCAGCCAGCTTTTTTATGGGATCAATAAAAACTTTTGATTGCTCGTGGGCTTTCTCATAGGCTTTAAGGGCTTCAGCTCTTTTACCAAGTCCGCTAAGGGCGTCACCCAGAAGCATCAGTCCCGCAGGACTGTTTGTTTTTATCTCTAAAATTTTAGTGCAGATCTGAAGAACTTTTTTTAATTCGCCTTTGCCAAGATACTCTTTTCCGGCATGAACAAGCTGATTGAGTTTACCCTGAGGTTTTATGGTAAAAGCGATTTTCTGGACAAGACTGTCCACGGAAACAGGTTTGGTAATAATATTATTGGCACCCATTTCATGTAAAAAGACCAGTTCATCTTCGCTGGTTTCGCCGGTGAGAACAATCAGTCTGATTTCAGGAAACAGCCTTTTAACATTTAAAATAAAGTCAGCCGTTGATTTACCATGAATCTGACGTTCAACAAAAACCAGAACCTGTTGACCTGCACCGATTTTGTCTTTTATCTCACGTATTGCCGGAGCCTGATCATGAAAAAAGATCAGACAATCTATGCGGATAGCAAGTATCTTAAAGATGGTGCCTCTTAAAAGCTTATAAAAGGCATTATCCTCTGTAAGAAGAACGCATGTACCGTTTTTTGCTTCGAAAAATTCACGAACAATCTGATCATAACTGCTTTGCACTTGAAACTCCGGACAGTCCTATGTCTAAAACAACCGTATAAACCAAAATATCAGTTAAAAATAAGCTCATCACCCTGTTCAGGGAGAACGATTTCAAAATCTTCTCCTGCAAACGCACCGGATTTGTAGAGCAAAGACAATTTATCACGCAGTCTGGAATAGACATGGATCAAAGCAAGGGTTCTGCACCCTGCATAGCGGGCCAGTTCTATGCTTTTGCTGACGCTTCCATGAGAGGCTGAACCTTTCTCTATACCCCAGGATTCATGTATTATAAAATCACAACCTTCAGCCAGCTTGAAGGCTTCGTCTCCGGGACAACCATCACCACTATAATATAATGAGAATCCATTACATTTCATTTTTATGGCAAACGCATCCACAGAATGAACAACCGGTACACTTTTTATAACTACACTATTATTAAAAGCCGCTTCCCCGGCAGTCAAGGGTTCAAAAAAAAGATTAAATTCCAGTTTTGAGAGAAGTGTCGGATAAGCAAAATTTACAGCTGAAATAATTTTTTGCTCAATATCTTTAGGGCCAATGAAAGTCAGAGGGGATTTTCGCCCGGCAGAACGCATATGCCCGAGAAGATAGGGCACACCCATAAAGTGATCACCATGAAAATGGGAGATGAATACGGCATCAATACTATCCGCATCAGGAATGAGTGAAAACAATGATTTTGGTACAGTGAAACCACAATCAAGAAGTATTCTGGTCCCTTCAAAATCAATTAAGATGGAAGTATTTGTTTCCCGTTCGTCAAAAGCGTCTCCAACCCCGATAAATATCGCTTTCATTGTAAGACCATAGCTTATTTCTCCAAGAGATAAAACCGCTATCAGGTGCCATAAAACGAATCAGGGTGGAGAAGTTAAAAATTTCAGTAGCTGAAACGCCAGCCGTCGATGGAAGCTGCCCCTTCAGGTTTTAGCCCCAGATATCCCAAAATCTGGGATAAAAAGGGAACTTTCTTTTCAGGACCTTCTATCAGAACAGCAGATCCTTCAAGATGGCATGCAGCTTTAAGGTAGGCAACAGCATCCTCATAACTGCCTATTTTATCAACAAGTCCAAGCTTGTAGGCCTGTCTTCCGGTCAGAGCTCTGCCGTCAGCTATTTTTTCAACCTTCTTGCGATCCATTCCCCTTGCCGAGGCGACATCACCTACAAACTGATCATGCATATCAAGTATCAGATTTTGAAGGTACGTCCGCTGCTCAGGAGTCAGAGGAACCATGGGCGAACCGACAGCCTTGAATTTTCCACTGGTGAAAATTTCAGGTTTTATACCAACCTTGTCCATCAGTTCACGGATGTTTGCATACTCGGCCTTAACACCTATACTACCGGTAAGACTGCCGGAATTTGATACAATGAGGGTAGCAGGTGCTGCGGCATAATAACCGCCTGAGGCAGCGACGGAACCGAACGATGCGACAACAGGTTTGACCTCGGCGCATCTTTTGACCGCAAGGTAAAGTTCCTGAGAAGGAGCAATAAGTCCACCGGGAGAATTAACCCGCAGCAGAACACCTTTCACCGAAGGATCATCACGAAGTCTGCGAATAAAGCGAACCACAGGGATGGGATCGGTGATCATGCCCTTTACATTCACAACGCCTATAGCATCAGACGAAAACATCGAATTTCTCAAGTTTCCATTAAAAAAGGCCATGGCCCCCCACATGAGGGCCATGACCAGAATAAGCAAACTGAATCCGAATATTATCGGATGCTTTGCCGAAAAACCGGGACTAGGAATCTTCTTCCTCTGCATCGGCTGCGGCCTTGGCTTCGGTTGCATCTTCAAGCTTCTGTCTCAGAAGTTCACCAAGAGGGTTACCTGCGGGTTCAGAACTGGAAGAACGGAACTCTTTAGGTTTACGCTTGTCTTCTTCTTCCTTGAGCTGCTTGATGGAAAGGCCGAGCCTGCGTTCATCAGCGCTGACATGGATGACTTTTGCCTGAATGGATACACCTTCTTTGAACATTTCAGAAGGATTCTTGATCTTCTTGTGGCTGATTTCGGATACGTGAACCAGACCTTCGATACCTTCTTCAACCTCAACAAAGAGACCGAAATCGGTAATGTTGGTTACGACACCTTCAAGAGTGCAGCCCACGGGGTACTTTGAGGGAACCTGAGACCAGGGGTCTTCGGTAAGCTGTTTTACACCGAGAGTGAACTTCTCGTTTTCTTTATCCACGGTAAGAACCTTGGCCTGAACGGTATCACCAACCTTGTATACTTCTGAAGGGTGGCGGATTTTCTTGGTCCAGGAGATATCGGAAACATGGATAAGACCGTCGATACCATCTTCGATGCCGATGAACACACCGAATTCGGTGATGTTCTTGATCTGGCCTTCAAGAATGGTTCCTTCGGGGAACTTCTCAGCAACAACATCCCAAGGATTCGGCTTAACCTGCTTCATACCGAGGGAAATGCGTTTCTTATCCTGATCAACGCCGAGGACGACAACTTCAACTTCGTCACCAACGCGAACCATCTGAGAAGGATGACGCAGCTTGCGGGTCCAGGACATTTCAGAAATGTGAACCAGACCTTCTACACCGGGTTCAAGCTCAACAAATGCACCGTAATCAGCGAGGTTTGTAACCTTACCGGTGAATTTAGCTTCTTCAGGGTATTTGCCGGAGATATCTTCCCACGGATCAGGAACGAGCTGCTTAAGGCCGAGAGAAACTTTCTGGCCGTCTTTATCGAAGTTGAGAACTTTAAGTTCAAGTTCGTCACCAAGAGCAACCATTTCCTTAGGATGCTTGATACGCTTCCAGGACATGTCGGTGATGTGAAGAAGACCGTCAAGGCCACCGAGGTCAATGAATACACCGTATTCGGTAACATTCTTGACTTTACCGGTAACAACCTGTCCTTCTTCAAGGGTTTCAAGAAGCTGTGAACGCATTTCATTGCGCTGTTCTTCAAGAAGAACACGTCTTGAAACAATAACGTTGCTGCGACGACGATTGATTTTGAGGATCTTGAACTCGTAAGTCTGATCGACAAGAGCGTCCATATCGGGAACAGGACGGAGATCAACATGTGATCCGGGCAGAAATGCTTCCACGCCGCCGAGATCTACAGTGTAGCCGCCCTTGATGCGACGAATAATTCTACCTTCAACAACGCCTTCTTTTTCCTGCAGTTCTTCGAGTTTGTCGAAAAGCTGCATACGTTTGGCTTTATCGCGAGAAAGGTGGATGGTGCCTTCGCTTTCGTTCTTGTTGACGACAAAAACATCTACTTTGTCGCCGACTTTAACTGTCATCTCACCTTCGGAATTCAAAAATTCGGATGCGGGGATCTGACCTTCGGACTTGAAGTTTACGTCGACAAGAACAGTATCATTATCAACTTTTACAACTTCACCGGAGACAATGCCTCCTTCGTCCAGATTTCCGAAATCGGCATTAAGATAATCTTCGAGGGCGGCCTCAAAGCTCATTTCCATTTCAGAAGAGTTGGTGTTGTCATTTTCCATGGGTTACCTCCAACAACAATGTCCTCGGACAAAATTTCGGCATACTATATATAGAGAGGTCTGAATACATTGGTCACACGCCGGACTAGCGTTCCGAGGCAGCCGTAGTCCGAAATGGCCGTTGACCCCTTTTTTTAAAGGGTCGTATCCGTTCCTTATGCCCGGTTAGGGCCAAGTGAAATATTCTATTTTAACTGTCTTCAGAAAACATAAAATATGACTCTTGGTATTCAAGAGCATTGCTTCTATCTTAAATTCTACACTCTGTAAACCGTTTCAATCAAGCCCTGAGCAGAGTTTTAGCACTAAAAAGTCCATAAACGTATGATTGACGTGAACATTATAAAATATGACCTGATTCATATTTTATATAAAAAAAATCGTCGTGCTGATTTCACTCAACACGACGATTATAACACTATAGAAAGATCAGCTTGAAATCACTAAGACCTTATCCCCTGCAATCATGTTTTACATTTTCGCCCTGAGCAATAAAAATAACTGATTCCGCAATATTCGTAGATTGATCAGCTATCCTCTCAAGATGGTTTGAAGACATGATTATATGCACACCACGCTCAACGAGTCTGGTTTCAGTAACCATATTTGAGATAAGATTTTTAAGAATACGCACGTTTAAGGTATCAGCTTCGTTATCCATACTGCACACTTTGGAAGCAAGGCTGATGTCTTCATCGGCAAACGATTTAACAGAACGGCTGATCATATTTTTGGTTACTTCAGCCATCTGCTCCAGCTTCTGATTATACGGAAGCGGCGGACGTGTGCTTAAAAAAACGGTGCGGTGAGCGATGTTTACAGCTTCATCACCGATGCGCTCAAGGTTGCTGGTTATACGCATGGCTCCTACAATAAAACGCAGATCCTTAGCCATAGGCTGACCAAGCGCAAGAAGTTCAAGGTTATTTTTATCAAGTTCGCACTCAAGCTCGTTGATTCTCATATCGTTGGCAATAACATCTTCGGCAAGGTCGCTATTATTCTCCAGAAGACCTTTAATTGCATTGGTTGCCGCTGTTTCGGCCATACTGGCCATGCGCAGAACCTGCACTTTTAATTCTTCCATTCTTTTTGTGAAATGCGCGCGCTGCTCCATTGAAAATTTCTCCTGCCCGTAAATATATTTTTTTTCGGAGTACACCATATTAATGGTGTCGCCCTCAACATTCTTCAATCAAAACAAGCAATCAGAGCGGCTTAACCGAAACGTCCTGTAATATAGTCTTCAGTCTGCTTATTCTTGGGCTTGGTAAACATGGTTTCCGTCTTATCCATTTCAATAAGTTTACCCATGTAGAAAAATGCCGTCTGATCAGAGACTCTGGCTGCCTGCTGCATGCTGTGTGTAACAATAATTATGGTGAATTTCTTTTTGAGTTCATGGATAAGATCTTCAATCTTCTGGGTGGCGATAGG
The sequence above is drawn from the Maridesulfovibrio bastinii DSM 16055 genome and encodes:
- a CDS encoding 30S ribosomal protein S1; this encodes MENDNTNSSEMEMSFEAALEDYLNADFGNLDEGGIVSGEVVKVDNDTVLVDVNFKSEGQIPASEFLNSEGEMTVKVGDKVDVFVVNKNESEGTIHLSRDKAKRMQLFDKLEELQEKEGVVEGRIIRRIKGGYTVDLGGVEAFLPGSHVDLRPVPDMDALVDQTYEFKILKINRRRSNVIVSRRVLLEEQRNEMRSQLLETLEEGQVVTGKVKNVTEYGVFIDLGGLDGLLHITDMSWKRIKHPKEMVALGDELELKVLNFDKDGQKVSLGLKQLVPDPWEDISGKYPEEAKFTGKVTNLADYGAFVELEPGVEGLVHISEMSWTRKLRHPSQMVRVGDEVEVVVLGVDQDKKRISLGMKQVKPNPWDVVAEKFPEGTILEGQIKNITEFGVFIGIEDGIDGLIHVSDISWTKKIRHPSEVYKVGDTVQAKVLTVDKENEKFTLGVKQLTEDPWSQVPSKYPVGCTLEGVVTNITDFGLFVEVEEGIEGLVHVSEISHKKIKNPSEMFKEGVSIQAKVIHVSADERRLGLSIKQLKEEEDKRKPKEFRSSSSEPAGNPLGELLRQKLEDATEAKAAADAEEEDS
- the phoU gene encoding phosphate signaling complex protein PhoU; the protein is MEQRAHFTKRMEELKVQVLRMASMAETAATNAIKGLLENNSDLAEDVIANDMRINELECELDKNNLELLALGQPMAKDLRFIVGAMRITSNLERIGDEAVNIAHRTVFLSTRPPLPYNQKLEQMAEVTKNMISRSVKSFADEDISLASKVCSMDNEADTLNVRILKNLISNMVTETRLVERGVHIIMSSNHLERIADQSTNIAESVIFIAQGENVKHDCRG